One region of Skermanella mucosa genomic DNA includes:
- a CDS encoding FAD-dependent oxidoreductase, with translation MGAAVARRLALDGREVMLIARRDRQQDDGGHALAAGGWPEPVEAPVVDRPRTLRARFSALGAKALVSYCARQEVPFRRTGQLLIARDDVEMALLEDMKQRDPSVELLSVADVTAHERGLRCIGGLFAPDAGIVDGDALRLALRIEAENAGAFVTEDCRLVAAYPMRRGFEVDLGGMPGELETVRCDSLINATEDYEAVQIAARVEGMRNHVPPELSGPGSKRYKLEGTAPFDRLVVPGCRGAKSAALFFSGFLGESWMDVLSEPRDLVGRDNDDQDTEDPRPDDFRIQGQAEHGIPGLINLFGVDARSETRAALALADGVLDTLSGRVHLSELRSAPPSSLAVA, from the coding sequence TTGGGGGCCGCCGTTGCCCGGCGTCTTGCCCTCGACGGGCGGGAGGTGATGCTGATTGCCCGGCGCGACCGCCAGCAGGATGACGGCGGGCATGCCCTGGCTGCCGGCGGCTGGCCGGAGCCGGTCGAGGCCCCGGTCGTGGATCGCCCCCGGACCCTCCGCGCCCGCTTCTCCGCCCTCGGCGCGAAGGCGCTGGTATCCTACTGTGCTCGCCAGGAAGTCCCGTTCCGGCGCACGGGGCAGCTGCTGATCGCGCGCGATGACGTCGAGATGGCGCTGCTTGAAGACATGAAACAGCGCGATCCCTCGGTGGAGTTGCTGTCGGTGGCCGATGTCACCGCCCACGAGCGGGGATTGAGATGCATCGGCGGGCTGTTTGCTCCCGATGCGGGCATCGTCGATGGCGACGCACTTCGCCTTGCCCTGCGGATCGAGGCGGAGAACGCCGGCGCCTTCGTCACCGAGGATTGCCGGCTGGTCGCGGCCTATCCCATGAGGCGTGGATTCGAGGTGGATCTCGGCGGGATGCCGGGCGAGCTGGAGACGGTTCGCTGCGACAGCTTGATCAATGCGACCGAGGATTACGAGGCGGTCCAGATCGCCGCCCGGGTCGAGGGCATGCGGAACCATGTTCCGCCCGAACTGTCCGGACCGGGGTCGAAACGGTACAAGCTGGAAGGCACGGCGCCTTTCGACCGGCTCGTGGTGCCGGGCTGCCGCGGGGCCAAGTCGGCGGCGCTGTTCTTCTCCGGCTTTCTGGGCGAAAGCTGGATGGACGTCCTGTCCGAGCCGCGGGACTTGGTCGGCCGCGATAACGATGACCAGGATACGGAAGACCCGCGGCCGGACGATTTCCGCATCCAAGGGCAGGCGGAGCATGGCATCCCGGGGCTGATCAACCTGTTCGGCGTCGATGCCCGGTCGGAAACCCGGGCGGCCCTGGCGCTCGCCGACGGCGTGCTGGACACATTGTCCGGCCGCGTCCACTTGTCGGAGCTGCGGTCGGCCCCGCCGTCCAGCTTGGCGGTGGCATAG
- a CDS encoding inositol-3-phosphate synthase yields MNGKKVRLAIVGVGNCASSLVQGLEYYKNAAEDDQVPGLMHVTLGGYHIRDIEVVAAFDVSDAKVGRDLAEAINAPPNNTVRFAEVPKSGVTVERGPTLDGLGKYLGQVVTESERPVVDVAEVLRRSGAEILVSYLPVGSERATEFYAEQALEAGCALVNCIPSFIASHDAWRRRFEEKRLPIIGDDIKSQVGATIVHRVLTNLFRERGVRLDRTYQLNFGGNADFENMLERERLESKKISKTNAVTSQLDVPLSNENAHVGPSDYVPWLADRKWCYIRMEGTTFGNVPLNCELKLEVWDSPNSAGVVIDAVRCAKLALDRGIGGALIGPSSYFMKTPPQQFTDAEARTRTLRFIDGEA; encoded by the coding sequence GTGAACGGAAAAAAGGTTCGCCTCGCGATCGTCGGCGTCGGCAACTGTGCCTCATCGCTTGTGCAGGGCCTGGAATACTACAAGAACGCCGCCGAAGACGATCAGGTGCCCGGCCTGATGCACGTCACGCTGGGCGGCTACCATATCCGCGACATCGAGGTGGTGGCCGCCTTCGACGTGTCCGACGCCAAGGTCGGGCGCGACCTGGCCGAAGCGATCAACGCCCCGCCGAACAACACCGTCCGGTTCGCGGAGGTGCCCAAGTCCGGCGTTACGGTCGAGCGCGGGCCGACCCTGGACGGTCTCGGCAAGTACCTGGGTCAGGTCGTCACGGAGTCGGAGCGGCCGGTCGTCGACGTAGCGGAGGTGCTGCGCCGCAGCGGCGCCGAGATCCTGGTCTCCTACCTGCCGGTCGGGTCCGAGCGCGCGACCGAGTTCTATGCGGAGCAGGCGCTGGAAGCTGGCTGCGCGCTGGTCAACTGCATCCCCTCCTTCATCGCGTCGCATGACGCGTGGCGCCGGCGGTTCGAGGAGAAGCGCCTGCCGATCATCGGCGACGACATCAAGTCCCAAGTCGGCGCCACCATCGTCCACCGCGTGCTGACAAACCTCTTCCGCGAGCGTGGGGTCCGCCTGGACCGTACCTACCAGCTCAATTTCGGCGGCAACGCCGATTTCGAGAACATGCTGGAGCGCGAGCGGTTGGAATCGAAGAAGATCTCAAAGACGAACGCGGTGACCAGCCAGCTCGACGTGCCGCTGTCCAACGAGAACGCCCATGTCGGTCCGAGTGACTACGTGCCGTGGCTGGCCGACCGCAAATGGTGCTACATCCGGATGGAAGGCACGACCTTCGGCAATGTCCCGCTGAACTGCGAGCTGAAGCTTGAAGTCTGGGATTCCCCCAACTCGGCCGGCGTGGTGATCGACGCCGTGCGCTGCGCCAAGCTGGCGCTGGACCGCGGCATCGGCGGGGCGCTGATCGGCCCGAGCAGCTATTTCATGAAGACGCCGCCGCAGCAATTCACCGATGCCGAGGCCCGCACGCGCACCCTGCGCTTCATCGACGGCGAAGCCTGA